The following are from one region of the Candidatus Polarisedimenticolaceae bacterium genome:
- a CDS encoding MBL fold metallo-hydrolase codes for MRMRLGIVLGLAALAALPAAAQGNDFSKVEVKAAKVAGNVWMLTGAGGNIGVLAGPDGVLVVDDEFAPLADKIRAAIKGFAPEGKLAFLLNTHWHGDHTGGNAIFGKEATIIAQENVRKRLGAKQELPGRTTEASPKEALPVVTYEDGVTVWFDNEEIQVVHVPHGHTDGDSIIFFKGSNVVHMGDQFFNGMFPFIDVDSGGDVNGYIKNVADMIARIPPGASIIPGHGALATLDDLKKFHATLVKSVDIVKAEIAKGMSLEDAKKAGLPDEFKSYASSFIPIEKWVETVYEGQKKR; via the coding sequence ATGCGGATGAGACTCGGAATCGTGCTCGGGTTGGCCGCGCTGGCGGCGCTCCCGGCGGCGGCGCAGGGCAACGACTTCTCGAAGGTCGAGGTCAAGGCGGCGAAGGTCGCGGGCAACGTGTGGATGCTCACCGGCGCCGGCGGGAACATCGGCGTGCTTGCCGGGCCCGACGGCGTGCTCGTCGTCGACGACGAGTTCGCGCCGCTCGCCGACAAGATCCGCGCGGCGATCAAGGGGTTCGCGCCGGAGGGGAAGCTCGCGTTCCTCCTCAATACGCACTGGCACGGCGATCACACCGGCGGCAACGCGATCTTCGGCAAGGAGGCGACGATCATCGCGCAGGAGAACGTGCGCAAGCGCCTCGGGGCGAAGCAGGAGCTGCCAGGGCGGACGACGGAGGCCTCGCCCAAGGAGGCGTTGCCGGTCGTCACCTACGAAGACGGCGTGACCGTCTGGTTCGACAACGAGGAGATCCAGGTCGTCCACGTGCCGCACGGCCACACCGACGGCGACTCGATCATCTTCTTCAAGGGATCGAACGTCGTGCACATGGGCGATCAGTTCTTCAACGGGATGTTCCCGTTCATCGACGTCGACTCGGGAGGCGACGTCAACGGCTACATCAAAAACGTCGCCGACATGATCGCGAGGATCCCGCCGGGCGCTTCCATCATCCCCGGGCACGGCGCCCTGGCGACGCTCGACGATCTCAAGAAGTTCCACGCGACGCTCGTGAAGTCGGTGGACATCGTGAAGGCCGAGATCGCGAAGGGGATGTCGCTCGAGGACGCGAAGAAGGCCGGGCTTCCCGACGAGTTCAAGAGCTACGCGTCGAGTTTCATCCCGATCGAGAAGTGGGTCGAGACCGTCTACGAGGGCCAGAAGAAGCGATGA